The region TACTTTCTGGGTATTGGTAGATATAAGTCGTGCGctattatgtaaaaaaattaggatttcgatttattttcaaaccatacaaaagaaataaatagaaatgaacaaaaattacacATTGCGTTACagtcaaaaattgaaagctaTAGCATCATCTGCCTCAAACACTTGGGGACTATTTCTCCTTGTACTATTATTGGGTTACGCTCTTGTCGAAGTACCTCGTGGATTATGGAATGCTAGCAAACCTGGATACACTTTACATTATAGCTACTTTAAAGCAGCTAAGCTAAGCCTGGATAAATGTGAAGCTGAAGAAACAGTGGATGATGTTCTTGAGGTATCAATCTATAATAGTGATTAAAAGTTAGGAATGTTATTGTTCTGCACAAATACTTATGGTAGTTCGTTTCCTGCTTAAcaaatttgtaatatttcgcTTTTCTAGGCCTTACAAGCAGCGTCAGTAGCTATTGGAGTTGGTCATCCATTCCATCGTAATTTGGAAACtatatttcaaaaagtgcCTGCTGAATTAAAAGATAGAATGAATAGGAGGCAATTACCAGATGACACTCCTACGGATTCACCTTCAGAAAAAGCTCTCATCCGTCTCCATAAACATGTATGTTATACATAATTCCTTATTAAGCCTTGCAACTTTTTCTTTACTTCGTTAAAccatgtattattttttccaaacaagttatttaaatcaattgtttttcatctcTGCTAATCATTACTCATAAATCGGTGTATTTCTAGACTATAAAATCTCTGCAAACTCTGCAACGAACGGAAACACAATGGGGAATTTTAATAGAAAAGATATTTCATCTGGAAGATATTGCAAAGAATCAAGCTAGCCATGACAGAAGATTCAAGCCGACATTTCCCATTGTCCGTCCATTACCGCTGCGACTGCTTTACAACCCTACTATTGGTATGTACAATTACCCATTTAAAAGTTGATATGTGCTTTATGTTCATGATTCTACGCATAATTCAAGtgagaatttaaatatttaataatctCTGTGAAAATAGTTTTGTTATGAATAAATAGAACTGTTTTATCTATTAAAATATTATGCTTTTTCTACAGAATGGTATTGGAAATGCGTAATCAAGAGTTATGCTCAGAAGCTAGCCGCCTTTGCTGCTGGAGCTCTCTCTGTCGCTGTTGTCTGGTCAGAagtaacatttttcaacaaatctcCAGTTTTATCTTTATTTGCGCAATTTGTGAATTTGGCAAAAGTTAAATATGATTACTTCACAATTGAGGTAATTAACTAATATCAATTCGATCGTATTATTTactacttttaaaaaaaaatttcttgatattatataattactATTGCTAATTGCAGATTCTGTCGACATTAATTATAGCTTACCTCTGCTATTGTGCTTATTCGACTGTATTAAAGATTCGTGTATTAAATCTGTACTATCTGGCTCCACATCATCAAACAAATGAGTACAGTTTAATATTCAGTGGGATGATGCTCTGTCGGCTTACGCCTCCAATGTGTCTGAATTTCTTGGGTCTAATTCACATGGACTCACATATCATTAAAACGCATATTTTGGAAACACACTACACGCAGGTATATCTTCTACCTTGCAAATTGAAATCTGTATATTTTCTCTACTGATTCAGTTCTTTTACTGAAtactatattttcatatttattgaTAGGTAATGGGTCACATGGATGTTATATCAATTATCTCAGATGGTTTCAATGTGTACTTTCCAATGGCAATATTAGCCTTCTGTTTGGCAACATACTTTAGTCTTGGAAGTAGATTACTCTCGATGCTTGGGTTTCAACAATTCCTTGGTGATGATGAGTTAACAACTGATCTCGTTGAAGAAGGTCGTGAGCTGATCAAACGTGGTACGTAGAGACGaaataatatcatttattCCAGCTTACAATGGCAATTTAGAGTAAGTGTCCCAAATACTGCTCTGAAAATGACACGATGTTTAGTCAAATGACTGAATAACTGAAAATGACTCAACATTACTTgttgattaatattttttcagagcGACGTAAGCGCCAGCGCACCGAGGACTCCATGAGTCGCAGACGTGAGTTTCAAGAAAGGTTCAATAATTTAGGAACTGCATCTCGTTATAGAACAGCTAGACAAAGTACTGATACTGGTATGTACGAAATTGTCTAGACTCGAGATTTAGTTTTCCTGCCTCTAAAATGTATTCTGCTTAGTATCATATGAATTTTAGATGTATGCATTATCTTATCTTTTACTGCATGCAAGAATTCCGCTTTTAAATAATGCTTgttgtaaaaaacaaaaatattattcttaattttcattttggtATGCATGAGTTTCCTGACACTTACAGTGAAAGGTGAAACTTATTTTCGAGTTAAGTGATTAACTTCTGCTGGTTAGTACTTAAAATCACATTGCTCAATTTTTGAATACCTAATAGATGCATTTCATTTTCCAATATCTTCAAATAATCATAATTGATCatatttgaacattttttgctATTTATATTTGACGTATGAATACTtccaattaatttcaaataatttacttGTCAAATGTAGAACATAAAAGTATTCTCAGTGCAGATTTATGTGAAagtattgaaattatttatttaactctATCGATTTATACTTTCGATATTTtatatcgatttatttatatatatttgaacaTGTAGCAGTCTAATTAAAGTTAATACTTGACCTTGAAAGGAATGGTATTGTACATGTAGCTCAATAAATGTTGGATTTAAACATTAAACTACATTTtactattataattatttcgcTGCTCCTTTATTTCTATAGATAATGAATGTATTCTAAGTTAATGCATGACAGAAACACTTGATTTTTGTACTTGAACTTTGGTATTGTAGATTTTGATATTATGTGTGATATTGGTTGCTTGCATAGATCTGAACTTTACGAGACAAAAAAGACTGGTAATTGATGtgaaatttgaacgaaaattgaatttctctattttgttACTAGTTTATAATCACTTATGATGCAATTCAAAATTACACCTAGCATTTGAACATGTTGCTTATTACAACAGGTagcatgatttttttctcaaattcaatataaaaaattatcctaACAGTGAGACCTTTGCGACGAGATGAGTCTACAGAGTCTGCAAGAACTGGGCTTTTGCGCGATGTCGAATCTACAGACTACTATGTTGGTGAAAGTGATCGCTACACACCAAGTAACCATTATGATCATGGATATCAGGCGGAGATTTACCACGATTTGAGTTCCGATAATTTAACCACTTATACTACGAATAGCAGTCGTGTTGGACCTCCTCCTAGAGGTTTATTTGATGACATTTAAGGGTGTTAGATGTGTGCGTTTCATATTCAGTTTTTTGAATTCACCGTTTCGGATTTGGCCTCACCTTGACAAATtaggaaaattattttgactGGTAAGActtcagaaaataaaaaattgtttgctAACTTATGCCAGTGAATAATATTGGAATCGTAAATGTGCATAAAGTTACATGTACATAATGAGACTCACGTTTttctatatattataccaCTTGTACTTGTGAATCACGGAATAGGAATGTTCTATATACTAAGCGTTACTATcttcaatataattattgaatatatctattttatttttccatgtTTCACTAAATTTTCTTTAACCGCTACAacaattgaagaagaaaagaaatatagatatatatgtgtatattacattGTCACCAACTTTTGTAGTCTTGATTTTTCGTATCAAGTATTCCTAGTttcattatttgaaattattttttttatctccattaaagttatagaatttattccacTTCATCCATTGCATTCCTatgttaatttaattatagTGTTATTCTAAACAAGAAAAGGATCTATAATGAAGGTACAATCTTTCTTCAACTACCTTCAGATTCTGTGAATAGATGGAAATATGACTTGGATAGGTAGATCAAGGTATACGAAcattaaataattttgaattaacgAAAGATTAATTTAGTTACGAAAAACCTttcttattgaaaaatttagcaacccgaaataaattaaaacgtTTGTGTTTCTACAAAAGTATATACATGGATTTTCCTTggttgtacatacatacctattaAATTGCGAACAAGCAGTTAAacttaatatatgtataatcctTTCCAAAAATCTGGAATTTGGAAGTAGTAATTTTATACATAGTCAATATATATGAACAAACTTTATACTATATTATGACTTTATACCTAGGTATGTATAAGCATGCTTTAATAATTCTGTATTACAAGCTCGAACTGCTCAAGATTTTTGGGGCGCATACCTTGCAACTTCAATATACTGCGCGTAACAAACTTATCCATTAGAGCAAAATTATTGAGcaaattattaaatcattttacttcaaattttctctccTAGTATTTTAGATGTATAGGAATATGTAGTCAATATTAAGAATACCTTCGTCAATTCTTAAAGCCCTAGAACAGTGATTACACAGTTATAGAGCTAAAACCCCGAATTTAGTATTTGGGACATTTCAATATTGAACTTGCTCGATCATTGTTTCAACATGTAACTTAGGCCAAAGGTTATCGCCATGTAATGTGCGTACATATTGTTAGATACAAGTCATGGATCCTTTGTTTTCTGCTGCCCAATAACATACCTACCTAAGATACACGTTAGTTCCGCGTTTTTTTAGTACTTTAATTCATAACTAAGTATGGCAAATCATGTTTCTCTGGTAACTAGACTTAATTCATTTGCCAGTTTCTAAGTTTTTAGTAAAAGTTAATTTAAATCGCCGAAgttcaaattaatttaaaaatgaaatactgTTATAGTCTATTATTCAGAAAATAGTTAATATAAAGCTTTATTATGTGTTAAATATTCTATCATGAcgataacaaattttttcggtCATGAATTCACCGAAAAATAACTGGAGAAATCGCTAAACTTAGTAATATAGAGTATCCGCTTTTTGGAGGGctatatgtacaatatttgcTATTTCTACTAGTCGCGcctttttttctgtattctAGCGTAGAAGGCATGATCATTTCAACTGGGATTCAGTGTTTAAGGATAAAATGTATGAGGttgtatatagtatatatttcCACTATGTACCACAgataaatagtaataataattataatgatagtaatacaAATAATAAGCATAcctaaaaattaaaacgttGGTGTGcattttattaaaaacatgtttcttttcattcctttGGAACAAAAGTGAAAAGCTTTTTATGATTATTAGTTAATCCCTCAATTCCCAAAACCACTACATGTAAACACAGTCTTGACGATTTATTGCGGtcgtaaaaataacaaaaggaTATAAAATACAAGAAATAGTATCATCTATACCACTTTTATACTCACAATTAAagctattatttttttcttcttttctttctacatttttctaaaattttgttATATCCTATAGGATCAAAGGACATTTTCAATGAAAGCTGATTGCTTCCATTTGAATTAGTGTGAGAATATCAATACTTGATATATGTAAGTGATTAATTTCGATTGTGCGATTTAAATTTTGGCCTGTTGATCATAGTTTACATAGGTTCCAAAATTGTATGTAATGCATATTATACCTCACAACAAATCAAAATTTCTGATTAATTTCCGAATGAAATATTACTATGCAACATGAAAATCTTAATTGATTTATCTTCATGTTTGTAtgaaatacatataaaaaCAGCAAGcaggaaaaatatacgtatgcTTGTAATTTTGAAGGAGTTATTGTCACTTCTGTTTGGTAATGATCCGAAAATATTTGTGCACATAAATCACTTGACCATCTGTGGTCAATACGTAAATTATTTGAAGCTTCTTAcacaataaattaaataattcaattgaaatatattatataaaacgTAATAATTGCCAAAAGGAAGAACGCTAACGTATAGGCGATCATCATTCTTACTATCTTCAGACGTTCAGAATGTGTGATACGATTCTTGGCCTTTTTTCGTTTAGGATTTGATATATCTGGCATGAACAGCAAAGGCTCAAGTAATAACAAGCTAGATCTGTCTGGATGAGGTTCGATAACAGATAGGGGTAATTCATGTGATTTTGAACTTCGCAATTTCACTGCATCCTGGCGATAATTGATCCAATTCTTCAAATCTGTTCCATATCCAATGCTTTTAAGTGTTTGTAGAAAATGATTCCCATCGCTATTAAATACCATGGGTGCAAAGCCGTTTGCAGATATccgattgaaaaaatgggTTGTATTTCGGTGATATAATTCAGTGTCAGCTAGCCCTTGAAAAACATTATCTACTAATTTTATAGTTGGCTCCAAAGTCGATTTCAAATCAAAGATGTCTGTTGAAGgattgtttgaataaaaaattccaggaGTATTTGACTTCCTTTGATTATAAATAGGTAGAAAGTTTTCAGAGTCTAAATCATCATGTATATGCCCGTAATTAGAGTAAGATGTCATGTTATTAGTATACCTAAAGTAGAGAGAATTTTCTATTTGATATAAAGTCACTTCTTTGGCGTAAAGTGGCTTATTGAATCTAATTAAGCGATCACTGTATACAACACTAGTTTGCTTAGCTGCACAGATCTTGCAAATTTTATGATTGGGTAGAAATAATGTGTCTATCAGCATTTTAGCTGTTGTGGGGCTATATTTTTCATAGTAATTCAAAATATCGTATTTTGACATATTTGGCGACTCTGTAACTATTCCAATCTCTTCATAAATATGATCAGTTGGACGGGGTTTAGAAACATCGGTACAACTTACTTGAACTTGGAAATCCGAGCATAATGAACGTTTGATGGAAAGTGCGTTAACATTTATGTGACACGGTTTATTCTCCATCAGTTGGTCAATAGCATGACTACTATGAATGTTTCTTGACGTGTATTGGCTTGATGAATTTTCTGAATCCCCAgagtacaatttttctccatACATAAATTGCGCAACATCGGTAATGATTTCAGAACTTCGTTTTTCTAAATTAGGTACATCTCTTTTTAAGTTTTGATCATCATGGAATAGTGGACAATTCATAGCAACAGACGTGTTAGCTTTAATTTCTGTGTCTGCATTTCCAACTGATGGATCACTAATTGATCTGTTATTGGAATACGCTTCAGTTTCGGAAATAACCCCAAAATTGATAGTGTGCTGTGATTGTGCTTGCGCTGAGTCTATTGGCGGAGTAACATATGCGTGTGTCTCCGTGCAAAGTGCAGCTACTGTATCTTCATCAGTACAAATACTCTCTTGGCTTTGTCTATCTTCTGCGATACGATCTTTTACTAGCTTCAAATATTCTAAGTGTAAGTGGCGGTGGTGAACACACGCAAAATTATATCAGTTTGATGCATTCTTTCCAGTAGAAGACAAtccttgttttattttatccaaaTCAAAAAGAACCTGCGGACATATAAAGTCTTCATACATCATCATCAAAAACATCAACACATGATGGAAATGGTAAGAAAATCAACTCACTATTAGTCCTGACGTTATACCTATTTGAAGCACTCACCTCGATAATTGCCGAAGCACTCCATGCCTGTGTGCGGCAGCTATCACGGCAATATTCGCCGTCTTTGTTTGTCAATTCTGGAAGTCCTCTCCAATGATTGGTAGATGCTTCAACCAAATGTTTGGATATAATAGCTTCGGTAGATTCTATTATTCTACGAAGTTGGTCTTCACCACCAACCAATGATGCAAAATGGAGACGCGCTCTAAGGAAGTATCCTATTGGCCAAACCCATTCCTGAAAGACGTAATAGTGccaatataaaaaatgaaaagtacaaaaacaatCAAAACATTACAGTTGCAATTGCATATACGATCATAATCTGaccttttatttttgtgaataCAATAACTTACCGGCCCCTGATGATAGTTCCACCCATGTGCTAGTTTAATATCATTTGAATCATTAGAATTATCATAGTAGCCATTATATGCCCAATCAGCAGGGTCTAATGTTTTCATGCCTAACGGGCCCAGCAATATTTCTTCCGCTTGTTTCAGCGCTGTCCATGCATGGTGTGGGTCAAACATTTCCGGAGCCTTGAGACGGACAGTtgattttatatataattcgTCCAAAGATATATATGGCTATATATGGCACAAAGGTATGATGGTTAATTATTAACTAAAATGAAGTACTTACGGCGACCATAGCAACAGGATAATTAGGCCGAAGTTGATAATCGGCCCATGGTTGTGTGGCACCATGACTATCTTTGTAGATTCCACGTCGATGTATTAGTTCTGGTTTCAGCTCTCCATCCGTTGgtttttcatttacataaTAATAAGTTTCAAAACTTGATCCGATTTTATCAGCCCACTGTTTATAACTCCACGTTACAATAGATCCTAAGAAATTAAGATGGTATGAGCATATACATTCTGATTTCTACTGAATCTTGTTATACTGTATTTATGGTGTTACAAACAAACATACCATCACGGTTTTTTCTCTGAACACTTCCATAAGGAAACATGTTCTGCCTATACAATTCTGCCAAGAAGGTAAGAATACTTTTGCTCAATCCAACTAATTCAATTGCAGATCCATCTCTCGGCGAAGCAGGTTTACCCTTATTCCCAGCTTTTTCTGACGAGCCCATTTTGTCCATCCAGGTACCACAATTAGCATCATTTCCACCGAAAACAAAACCAGTTTCTGGATGTACGCCAATTTGATTATTAAAGCCTCGGTCTGTCATGtgttcatcaattttttttccagcatTTCGTTCACGGAAGCAAAGGCCTTGGAAGTGTACGCTAAGGGCTTCATGAATTATATCGTGCAACGGTTGATCCTGTACagcgaaaattaattataagagtctataattttattattataacatttattcaaattttgagtaaagACAGATGAATTATTTAAAGATAGATTCCAAGAAATTAAATCTATACTTAATAGCATACCACTTTGCCAGCCGGCAGAGCAGGAGAATCATCTGTTGGGTAGAGCCTCGAAACAACATCTTTGAGAATCTCTATGCCATCTGGAACTTCCtcaacatatttttgaatggTATACAGCCACCACCAAACAGCATCTCGACAATTGTATctacaggtataatatatcTTTATTGCATATGCATTTAGAAATGCAGCACAAGACcacaaaaaatttgtatgtgAACAAAAAATCTTTGATTCATCTACACTGCACTTATCCATTGTTAAATATAGAGACCTTGAATTCTTTCCTCCGTCGAGTAAATTAGGAATGAGCCCATGTCTCAGTGTCCCACCAAATCCCAAAATAATATATCTGGCGTCGTCATATCTACCAGTCAGAATTAATAATCCTCTGATTGCAATAAATGTATCTCTACCCCAGTTTCGCATGTATCCAACAGAGAAATGGGGCAGACCTGCAGCTAATGTCAAACACAATTGCATTTTCGAATTGTCAACCTCCTTAACTTTTGGTTTAGGAGCAGCCAAGTTTGGCGATAAATCCGGTAACTGAGCTGATTTTATAACACCACCCATTTGAACGGAGATTAGGGACATTAACTTCGTGAACGATGAACCGTTTTGGAcaaaactgaaacaaaaactTGTTTATTACAAATGTAATATTGGTCGCATCAAAATGTTATCAGTTGTCTAAATGGGTCTATAATATTACACCCATCAAGAATGAATTCTGAACTGTTAGTATTATGTTGTTGCGCAATTGGTAGATAAAAGTTCGTAATATGTCAATCATGAGGTATAGTGCATCTATTTTGAAATGtgttgcaattttttgaaCCCTTACCTAGACATCAGCGCATAGCATTGGTCCAACAAAGTCATGTAGACATTCGTAACAATAACATCAAAGTAACTCGGAACTAAGTATCGAGGAATTACTTGAAATGGTTCCACAGCCTTTTCAATCCATTCACCAAGGGCTGCTGTTCCTTCATCTCTTTTGAGCCTTTGCCAAATGTAgtctaaaaaagaaaatattctatGAAGATAGTAAGAAACAATGGCTTTAGCTTTGTACTAAGAGCCAGTAATATGAGTCTGTAATAGATAGAACTTCTGAGTGAATGatctttttcacaaatatagcACTTAAGACGAATTCTGAGGTTCATACCTATCATCCAGTTACCCTGTCTAAGGTTCATGCACATCGGATGTCCAAGATCGTTATTTGGACGAACTTCAGCCAGTAGTGAAATGAAACCTGAAATAGTCCCAATGGTTAACcatgtgaatttttgattattgattggagtgatgaaaaatttttgagatgtAGTCTTCTAAATTACTTTCAACTATTGAATTCATTACCTTGCAATCCAGCATAAACTAGCGGGCCATATCCAGGTATATCATAAACACCAAGAGCGCCAGAACTTTCATCACGTTCCTCTTGTTCACAGCGATACAAAGCTCTGTTGAGATCTGGTAAACTCATCCGAGAGACAACGATACGTAAGTCAGAATTTTCAGTTGAGGTGATTGTTTTAATAGTATTCTGGAGCTTGTCAAGTGCAGGCTTAATATTGACATGTAGCGAAACACTAAAATGTCGTTACACAAAACATAAGGATTAGAATTctgtataattatttcgatAAAAGTATTCTGGGTTATGAAATACTAACGCACCGAATTGCCAATATGTTTCCAGGCTGAAAGTTGACAAAATCAAGTTGCGTAATTTTTGGATCACCAGAGTCAACCTTTTCTACGATAGTGGAGTCACAAATTTGGATGTGTTCTTTAATATGCAATTCATATTCTGATAAACCATTTATAACATCTTCATCCCGTGTATACTTCTCTGGTTTTTGGAATGGTAATTTACAATTTCTGAAATAAGCACGACATTGTGATTAATGTTCGGTATTGAGAACTCTAAATTAGTTTCTCTGAGTAAAAATCTGATTACATGACATTCAAAcaagaatttgatttttcagataCTTACGTGGCACCATTGTGAGATAAAGATGCCTCCAACAATATCTCATCAATGACACCTTCAACGCGAAGAGGTTTGATATACCGCCTTAAATCATTCGCATTTGTATCAGGATGCTTGAATGATGTGAATGCAACTAGGACTACACTTTCATGACTAATAGGCGAATGCCTGGTCACTGCTACTATGTCAGGATCCATTTGATCAACAAACAcctgaaattattataaaccTAAGAGTAGAATTTCTCCTTTCAACATGCATGAACGACGATGAGAACcaagtgaattaaaaataaattaagtaTAAACACAGGTATCGTACctgagaaaaatgtttctttccAAGCCAGTAGTGTAAGTCATTCAAGGCTTTCTTAGCTGCGATTATACCACTTTTAGAGCCTACAAGATGTACATTTTTTGCAGCTAGTTCATCATTATCGGTCCATGATGTATATTGCCTGGTTTCGTCAACAACGTGAATCTGAAATGTGAAGAAACACTACTAAGAATTTGCTATTACTCGTCTAATAGTTAATACTTCTAACGTAATTGGTGCTTAGTGAAGTTTCCTAACGACTGACCAAGTTACAGTAGATATTTGTGTCAAATTAATATTGTTAACGAAAACAATCTGTGCCTAGCATAGCATGAACCAATCttttataatgaaaatgttCGCTTACGTGATGTGGTACCAATTCATCGTATCCACGATTACTGCCACTAGCACAACATGCCATGGACACAAGAGCCGTACTTGGTAGCAAATCAAATACACTGCGTTTTTCCACTGGACTAGGATTATCATGAGTTAAATCCATAAACAAAGCGTGAGCAATGTTAGGCACCAAAGGACGATGTCGAGGTTGCAAGAATGCCCCAACTGGCTCACCACCATACCGATATACCAATCTGCCTTCTTCGTGACTATCCCATGCTGACATTGCCTCTAATTAAGAGAATGAGAAGTAGAAAGTGAGTTTTCAGCATGTGACTACTGATGGAAGCTTGATAGAATACCAGTACCACCTACCTCTGATTAGCGAAGTTACCCCAAGACGATTTACAAAAATGTTATCCTTCTGATCGGAATTGGTGAAAAGCTCGGCAATAACGTATAAGTTAGGATTAACTCTACGCGCAGCATCCAGCAGATACTATGAACAAAAACAGTGATCTTACTGGAAACGAACTTGGGGACACAGAGAAAGGAATATTGATATAACGATTGAAAGTACCTCGGCAACTGGAATCGGGGTTGAATGACAATTATCCAATCGGATGCCATCAAAAATTTTGGCAGTGAGTTCAACATACTTTGTCATGTGCTGCCAAAGGAATGGAGAATCTTCGGGCGAGTTCCCGTACCTGATGTGTAAAAaccattcattttttacttcacAATGAGTAATGTAGCAAACTGAATTATTTATGTCTTTCagtagattgaaatttcaatgacCTTTTCATTTCTGTTCTGCAAACTTACCTGAGTTTTACACTGTCACCCCAAGCGATTAGCTCTCTGCGTAAATAGACAGTAGAGTCTGAAtcagcaaaattttttagagGATCACTATTCATGACCCAGCCATTGTGCGCCATTAGGTAACATCCTTTATCAGAATACATAATTGATTCTCGTTCAGATAAAGATGAGGGAGCTCCATAATCCGTGAAATATCTGTGAAATCACAAATATTAGTAATCTGTATTCATTTGGAATAGGGGATATATTTCTTAATAGAATGTTGGCtctt is a window of Neodiprion pinetum isolate iyNeoPine1 chromosome 4, iyNeoPine1.2, whole genome shotgun sequence DNA encoding:
- the LOC124217550 gene encoding glycogen debranching enzyme isoform X2; translated protein: MPVRLMPTCFVKCMLSRKMRQGRDETTTLSDRQLRVLVLNNGEHQDGTLYRLRKGWQVQFRLGPSLLGKNINIFTNHPLEVNQKFERTSYHQLLLVNDSADLTLALAGSFHYYITDDRDESNGTPIASGYLLVDPELYVGGGKEILPLDCIQCQTVLSKGLGPLPTWEEKLLVAKNSGYNMIHFSPIQELGGSRSSYSLCNQLKLNPSFHSDDKEATFEDIEKLISKIRNEWNVLSVCDIVLNHTANESSFLIQQPECAYNCLNSPHLRPAYILDAVLFELTFQVAAGEWEFKGIPSVVENEEHLNSIRHALHTHFLPLVKIYEMFILDVNEIVAEFLSLARNQVPQELMAGDSEDNICVITDPEFRRLKATIDMPLALRVYNVYRANCFDEETRLKRCAQELKSKLEELNAAIINEVQNHLNAAVENTIAGIRYFRVQADGPKQKEVSERNPLVPRYFTDYGAPSSLSERESIMYSDKGCYLMAHNGWVMNSDPLKNFADSDSTVYLRRELIAWGDSVKLRYGNSPEDSPFLWQHMTKYVELTAKIFDGIRLDNCHSTPIPVAEYLLDAARRVNPNLYVIAELFTNSDQKDNIFVNRLGVTSLIREAMSAWDSHEEGRLVYRYGGEPVGAFLQPRHRPLVPNIAHALFMDLTHDNPSPVEKRSVFDLLPSTALVSMACCASGSNRGYDELVPHHIHVVDETRQYTSWTDNDELAAKNVHLVGSKSGIIAAKKALNDLHYWLGKKHFSQVFVDQMDPDIVAVTRHSPISHESVVLVAFTSFKHPDTNANDLRRYIKPLRVEGVIDEILLEASLSHNGATNCKLPFQKPEKYTRDEDVINGLSEYELHIKEHIQICDSTIVEKVDSGDPKITQLDFVNFQPGNILAIRVSLHVNIKPALDKLQNTIKTITSTENSDLRIVVSRMSLPDLNRALYRCEQEERDESSGALGVYDIPGYGPLVYAGLQGFISLLAEVRPNNDLGHPMCMNLRQGNWMIDYIWQRLKRDEGTAALGEWIEKAVEPFQVIPRYLVPSYFDVIVTNVYMTLLDQCYALMSSFVQNGSSFTKLMSLISVQMGGVIKSAQLPDLSPNLAAPKPKVKEVDNSKMQLCLTLAAGLPHFSVGYMRNWGRDTFIAIRGLLILTGRYDDARYIILGFGGTLRHGLIPNLLDGGKNSRYNCRDAVWWWLYTIQKYVEEVPDGIEILKDVVSRLYPTDDSPALPAGKVDQPLHDIIHEALSVHFQGLCFRERNAGKKIDEHMTDRGFNNQIGVHPETGFVFGGNDANCGTWMDKMGSSEKAGNKGKPASPRDGSAIELVGLSKSILTFLAELYRQNMFPYGSVQRKNRDGSIVTWSYKQWADKIGSSFETYYYVNEKPTDGELKPELIHRRGIYKDSHGATQPWADYQLRPNYPVAMVAAPEMFDPHHAWTALKQAEEILLGPLGMKTLDPADWAYNGYYDNSNDSNDIKLAHGWNYHQGPEWVWPIGYFLRARLHFASLVGGEDQLRRIIESTEAIISKHLVEASTNHWRGLPELTNKDGEYCRDSCRTQAWSASAIIEVLFDLDKIKQGLSSTGKNASN